In Arachis hypogaea cultivar Tifrunner chromosome 2, arahy.Tifrunner.gnm2.J5K5, whole genome shotgun sequence, a genomic segment contains:
- the LOC112718665 gene encoding uncharacterized protein yields MASDSSNSNLRIIVESNPSESRLAELNIKCWPKWGCAPGKYQLKFDAEETCYLLKGKVKAYPKGSSDFVEFGAGDLVILPKGLSCTWHVSVAVDKYYKFESSNHSSSSSS; encoded by the exons ATGGCTTCAGATTCCAGTAATTCAAACCTTAGAATCATCGTTGAAAGCAATCCTTCAGAGTCACGCCTAGCTGAGTTGAATATTAAGTGCTGGCCCAA ATGGGGTTGCGCTCCAGGGAAATATCAATTGAAATTTGATGCagaggagacatgttatttgttGAAAGGGAAGGTGAAGGCATATCCAAAAGGGTCATCAGATTTTGTGGAGTTTGGTGCTGGGGACCTTGTGATTTTACCGAAAGGACTTAGTTGTACTTGGCATGTTTCTGTTGCAGTAGACAAGTACTACAAATTTGAGTCATCaaatcattcttcttcttcttcttcttga